In Geminocystis sp. NIES-3709, a single genomic region encodes these proteins:
- a CDS encoding segregation/condensation protein A, which yields MIANKSPASQAIELLIDLAQKGEIDPWNVQVIEIIDRFLAELGINESNNLDLQTTDLSRSGQVMLWASMLVLFKAETLEKLSQKPEEDEETECWEEDLEINENRRNFRNSDLDKQIKRRTSALPPKTRKVTLAELITQLREMESELEEKKVTHSLPLNKTKKGYTRKQALRTITDLAHNENLTELAQQINDFLTENLVKNIDDSTIKLDQLVNCWQNHKQDKVEDKVGVFWALLLLSSQSKVELHQEEFYQDLDIRLIDN from the coding sequence ATGATTGCAAATAAAAGTCCTGCCAGTCAAGCCATCGAGTTATTAATAGATTTAGCCCAAAAAGGAGAGATAGATCCTTGGAATGTGCAAGTAATCGAGATTATTGATCGTTTTTTAGCGGAATTAGGCATAAATGAGAGTAATAATCTTGATTTACAAACTACAGATTTATCTCGATCGGGACAAGTGATGTTATGGGCTTCCATGTTAGTATTATTTAAAGCAGAAACCCTCGAAAAATTAAGCCAAAAACCGGAAGAAGATGAAGAAACTGAATGTTGGGAAGAAGATTTAGAAATTAATGAAAATAGACGGAATTTTAGAAATAGTGACTTAGATAAACAGATCAAAAGAAGAACATCTGCACTACCTCCTAAAACAAGAAAGGTAACATTAGCAGAATTAATCACTCAATTACGGGAAATGGAGAGTGAATTAGAAGAAAAAAAAGTTACCCATAGCTTACCTTTAAATAAAACTAAAAAAGGTTATACTCGTAAACAAGCCTTAAGAACCATTACGGATTTAGCTCATAATGAAAATTTAACGGAATTAGCTCAACAAATTAATGATTTTTTGACAGAAAATTTAGTTAAAAATATAGATGATTCCACTATTAAATTAGATCAATTAGTTAATTGTTGGCAAAATCATAAACAAGATAAAGTAGAAGATAAGGTAGGGGTTTTTTGGGCATTATTATTACTATCTTCTCAGTCAAAAGTAGAATTACACCAAGAAGAATTTTATCAAGATTTAGACATTCGATTAATTGATAATTAG